The Amycolatopsis umgeniensis DNA segment CGCGGAGTTCGATCGCCGACGCCGCGCGGATCCCGGCACTCGTCATCGGTTCCGGATACGGCGGTTGCGTCGCCGCGCTCCGGCTCGCCGAAGCGGGTGTCGACGTCCACCTGGTCGAGCTCGGCAAGGCGTGGGACACCCCCGGCACGGATGGCAAGATCTTCGCCAACACCACCAAGCCGGACTACCGCTCGTTCTGGTTGCGGACCAGGACCAAGCAGCCCTTGAGCAACTTCCTCGGCTTCCCGATCGACAAGGACGTCCCGCGCCACACCGGCATCCTCGACGCCGAGGAGTTCAGCGGCATCACCGTCTACCAGGGACGTGGCGTCGGTGGCGGCTCGCTGGTCAACGGCGGGATGGCGGTCACGCCGAAGCGCGAGAACTTCGGCTCCGTCCTGCCGACGGTCAACGCCGACGAGATGTACGGCGTCTACTACCCGCGAGCGAACGCGGGCCTCGGCGTCGCCACCATCGACCAGAACTGGTTCGAGACCGCCGAGTGCTACCAGTACGCGCGGGTCGGCCGGAAACACGCACAGCGGTCGGGTTTCCCGTTCCTGTTCGTTCCGGACGTGTACGACTGGGACTACATGAAGAAGGAGCAGGCGGGAACGGCTCCGAGGTCCGCGCTGGCCGGGGAGATCCTCTACGGCAACAACGCGGGCAAGAAGTCGTTGCAGCAGACCTATCTCCCGCGGATCAAGGCGACGGGACGGGTGACGATCTCGTCGCTGCACCGCGTCACCTCGGTCGCGCCGGCGTCCGGTGGCGGGTACACCGTGGTGATGGAGCAGCTCGACACCGCGGGGACGGTGACCGCGACGAAATCCGTGACAGCGGACAAGGTCTTCTTCGCCGCGGGCAGCGTCGGCACGAGCAAACTCCTGGTCAAGCTCAAGGCCACCGGTGCGCTGCCCAACCTCAGCAACGAGGTCGGAAAGGGCTGGGGCGACAACGGGAACGTCATGTGCGGCCGGGCGAACCACATGTGGGACGCCACGGGCGCGCTGCAGTCGTCCATCCCCACCGCGGGCATCGACAACTGGGCCGCGGGCGGCGCGTTCGCCGAGGTCGCGCCGCTGCCGACGGGTATCGAGACCTACGCCTCGTTCTACTTGTCCATCACCAAGAACCCCAAGCGGGCGGCGTTCTCGTGGAACGCGAGTACGAACAAGGTCGACCTCGACTGGCAGACCGCTTGGAAACAGCCGTCGATCGACATGGCGAAGACGATCTTCGACAAGATCAATTCCAAGGAGGGGACGATCTACCGGACCGACCTCTTCGGGGTGTACAAGATCTGGGGCGACCATCTCACCTATCACCCGCTCGGCGGGGCGGTGCTCGGCAAGGCGACCGACAATTACGGCAGGCTCCAGGGCTATCCGGGGCTCTACGTGATCGACGGCGCGCTGATCCCGGGTAACACGTCGGTGAACCCGTTCGTCACCATCACCGCGCTGGCGGAGAGGAACATCGAAAAGATCGTCGCCACCGATCTCTGACACCGTCCGGGGCGCGGGTGCTTCTCGTTCACGGCACCCGCCGCCCCGTTTCCGGTAGCGTGGCGGCATGCTGGACTACGGCCTCGACCTGTCCGGTGTGGAGCGTGACGTCGCTCTGCTCGCTGACTCCGTCCGGAGGCCCACTTGGGCGTGGCAAGACGAGAACTGTCGCTCTCGTGAGGGGTGAGGCAATCGTGGCGTGTTCGCGGGTAGGAGTGGCGGCGGGATGACGGTGTCCTTCGCCGCGTCCGAATGCCCATCGGCCGTGTCGCGAAAGCCACTTTCGGGACGTCTGATGTCTCGAAAGTGGCTTTCGCGACATCCGACCCACCCCACGCGGTCTGATCCTTCAGCCCTGGCTGGGAACGGGATCATCCAGGACAAAAGTGTTGTGAAAGCCACTTTCACAACCTTGACCGTTGCGAAAGTGGCGTTCACAACGCCCGCCCTGCGAACGAAACACGGCACGGCCGTCGGCGAACACGCTCAGAAGTGGCTGGAGATCGCTCGCGTTTTCCTCTGAGCGCTCAAATCTTCGGAAGAACGCAAACGGTGTCGATCCCCAATACATGGTTCAGCCGCCCGAAAGCGAGCCAAGCACCGATGCTCATGCTCAATTCGACGATTTCCGCCTCGGTGTAGTACTCGCCCATCCGCTTCCAGAATTCGTCGTCGAGGCCGTGGTGGTCGAGTGCGTAACGCTCCGCGTACTCGGCCGCCAACCGGGTCCGTTCGTCGAACAACTCGGTGGTGCGCCACTCGGTCACCGCGTCGGCGAACTCCTCCTCCACTTTCACGCCATCGCGTTCGGTACGCCAGTCCAGGCAGAAGACACAGCCGTTGATCTGCGCGGTCCGCAGCCGTGCCGCCTCGAACTCGCGGAGCCCCAAGGTGGTGTGCGAGTAGACAGCGAGCGAGTAGTTCGACGCCGCGACGCCGATGCCGGGCACCATCTCACCCCAGACGTAGCCGATCGGATCCTTGCCCTCGGGAATGTCGATGTTCATCGCGCGCTCCTTCCGAGCTTGCCGGTCGCCGGTCGCAGGGGGACGTCCAGTGCGTCGTAGAGCCCAGGTTTGGCGTCCACGAGCCAGTCGATGGCGCCGACCAGCCTGCCGACCGCGGTCGCGTTGCCGCCGGCGGACCGGTTCTCGCCCTCGTCGGTGGCCTCGACCGAGACCTCGATCCGGGGTCGGCCCTCGATGATCACCCGGTGCGCCCCGTCACCGCTGGGCGGTTTCGGCCAGTCCGGCGCACACGACGCGTGGATGCGGGTGACGTGCTCGATGACGATGCGGGGTTCGCCGTCCACGATGCCCTGCACTTCGAACCGGACGGCTCCCTGTGTGCCCGCCTCGAATTCGCCCATCGCCCGGGTGGTCACGGTTTCCTCGAGCGGACGGCGGTCGAGCGTCTCGCGGATCTCGTCCAGGTCGACACCGAGACCACGGGCGATCAGCCGCACCTGCCCGCCCCACACCATGGTGGGGACCGACGGGGCCAGCATCGGCGGCTGGTAGTCCATCGGCTGTCCCATACCGACCAGGTAGCGGACGGAATCCGGCTGGTCGTAGGTGGAGTAGTCGAAGATCTCCTGGCAACGGACAGCGTCGACGGTGGTCCCGAGCCCGCTGATCAGCAACGGCAGGATGTCGTTGCCCCAGCCCGGATCGACGCCCGAGACGAACAGTGAGCCGCCACCCTCGGCGATCGCCGCGAGCACCGGTTCCCGCAGTTCCTCCGGCGCGTTGCGCTGGTCGTACAGCGCGTAGAGCGCGGGTGTCACCACCACCGCCCCCGCCCGGATCGCGCGGACGATGTCGGCCAGCGCTTCGGCGGGCCGGATGTCGCCGGACGCCGCGTACACCACCGCCCTCGGCCCCGCCGCCAGCACGGCTTCGACGTCATCGGTCGCCGCCACCCCGAATTCACCGTCGACACCGGCGAGCGCGGCCGCGTCGCGGCCCACCTTCGCGGGGTCGTGCACGAGCACACCGGCGAGTTCCAGTGCCGGATGCGCGTCGACGGCGCGGAGGGAGGCACGGCCGATGTTGCCTGTACCCCAGACAACTGTGGGAATCATGGAGTCGAGGTTAACCGAATAACGGATCGGTTCCCAGTACCGAAACAATCACGAAAACCCCAGGTCAGAGTGCATTACTCGGCTTCATTCACCGGGGCAACGAAAGCGTTCCGGTACGCGGAACGGACCCCGTTTTCTTCGGTGACCGGCAATACCCGTTGGGCCGTTCGCCACGGGCTGTGTAATGTGCGTTCCCGTGACGAGCCCCGAGTCGGACAGAATCCCGCCGCCGGTCATCCGGCGGCGAGTCGTCGTGTCCGGCCGTTAGACGTCGTCGGCCCCCTCGCTTTCCGGTGACCGGAGCGCTGTTCCGTGCGCCCGGCCGGTTTCCTCCTGTCCCGCGCACGGCTCCTCCTGCTCACCTTCTGCTTGGGAGTCGTCCGTTGCCCCTGTTCGTCTATGTCCTCGGCCTTGCCGTCTTCGCGCAAGGCACCTCCGAATTCATGGCTTCCGGTCTCGTACCGGGAATCGCCGATGACCTGTCCGTCCCGGTGGGCGCCGCCGCCGCGCTGACTTCGGCGTACGCCGTCGGAATGATCGTCGGCGCTCCCGCCATGGCCGTGCTCAGCGCTCGCTGGCCACGACGCCGGGCGCTGGCGGGGTTTCTGGCCGCGTTCGTCTTGCTGCACGTCATCGGCGCGGTGACGACGAGTTTTCCGGTGCTGTTCGGCACCCGGATCGCCGCGGCGGTCGTCAACGCCGGTTTCCTCGCCGTCGCCATGCCCGTCGCGGTCGCCTTGGCACCACCGGGAAAGCAGGCGCGGGCGACCGCGGTCCTGTTGGCGGGCATCACGCTGTCGTGTGTCGCCGGTGTGCCCGCCGGGGCCGTACTGGGTGACATCGCGGGCTGGCGCTCCGCGTTCTGGGCGGTCGCGGCGCTGTGCCTTCCCGCGCTGGTACTGGTGTTCCGTTCGGCACCCGCCGACGCGGCGGGCAGGCCCGAAGTCTCGATCAGGCAAGAGGCACGCGAGCTGAAAGCACCTCCGGTGCGGCAGGCGATGATCCTCGCGGCCTTGGTCAACGGCGCGACCTTCGCGAGCTTCGCCTTCCTCGCGGTCATCGCGACCGACGTCGCCCGCCTCCCCGCCGGGGCGGTTTCCGGTCTGCTCGCGGCCTTCGGCGTCGGCGCGTTCCTCGGGGTGACCGTGGCGGGCCGCAAGGGTGACGGCGAACTCCGTCGCGGACTGATCCTCGCCCTGTGCGCACTGCCGGTGGGCTGGGCGGTGCTGGCGCTGACAGGAGCACAACCGGTCGCCCTGTTCGTCGTGACGACCGTCCAAGGTGGACTGTCGTTCGGCTGCGGGTCGGCGCTCGTGGCCAGGGTCATGCACGTCGCGTCCGGGGCGCCGACCCTCGGCGGCTCGTTCGCCACGGTGGCGCTCAACGTGGGCGCGTTCCTGGGGCCGGTGCTCGCCGGTCTCGTCACGGAAGCGACGGACGACTATCGCCACGCCCTCTGGATCAGCGCGGCGATCGCCGTCGTGGCGCTCACGCGGGTACCGCGTCGCTCTTGAGCCGTGCGTGGACGTGGACGTCGTGCCACCCGTCCGCGTGCAGCATCGAGGAGCGCAAAGTGCCTTCGAGGCCGTATCCGGCCTTGTCCGCGACGCGGCACGAGGCGTTGTTCGCGGTGGAATGCAGGAGGGACAACCGGTTCATCCCGGCTGTTTCGAACGCCCACCGCGTCAACGCCGCCACCGCGCCGGTCGCGATCCCGATGCCGCGCGCGGAAGGCAGAACCCAGTAGGACAACTGCGCTGAAGCCTCGAAAAGCGAGACGGTGCGGAGGCCGACCTGCCCGACCGGCCGGTCTTCGCGGGCGTCGACCACCGCCCAGCTCGCGTCCGTCTCGTCCGTCCAGCGCCGTTCCCAGCCCGCGATCCAGGCGCGGGCCTCGTCCTCGCCGTCGACTCGGCGGACGTGCCAGCGCTGGATGGCGGGACAGGCGAAGGCGGTTTCGACGCTCTTCGCGTCTTCAGCGCACCACGGGCGCAACACCAGCCTGTCGTCGACGATCAGGCACGGCTGCTTGACCGCCCGGAAGGTACCGGCGGGAAGGACTGGCTCGATGAGCAGAGGCACGCGCCCATCATGGCGCACCGGCGCCGCCGGTCTGGGTAACATCGGCCGGACCATGGAGATGATCACCGTGCCGGCGGGCGAGGTCACGCTGTCCGACCGGCGGACCCAGCGGAGCTGGACCGTCGAGGTCGCGTCCTTCCTGCTCGCGCCGGTGCCGGTCACCCGGGAGTCCGACGAGCGTCCGCTCGTCGAGGTCTCGTGGCCGGACGCCCTCCGGTTCTGCAACACGCTGTCCGAACGCGAAGGGCTGACCCCTGCGTACCGGCTGGACCCCGAAGTGTCGTGGGACCGGTCTGCGAACGGCTACCGCCTGCCCTCCGAGGCGGAATGGGAGCACGCCTGCCGTGCCGGGACGACCGGCCCCCGCTACGGACCGCTCGACGAGATCGCCTGGTACCGCGAGAACTCGGCGGAGTCGGCGCACGACGTCGGCCGGAAGGCACCCAACGCGTGGGGCCTGCACGACATGCTGGGCAACGTCTGGGAATGGTGCTGGGACGTCTACGACGCCCAGGTGTACGGCGAGTACCGGGTCCTGCGGGGCGGCGGCTGGTTCGACGAACAATGGAGCTGCCGGGCCGGGGTGCGGCGCCGCAGCCACCCGACCTTCCGCGTCGACGACGTCGGTTTCCGCCTCGCCCGGACACTGTGACCCCGCCTACAGCGCGCGATGATCACACGATTGAATGACGCCACGGACACCCGGCCGGGGTGTCGGACCCTGGAGGAAACCGTGACCGGAACCGCTCCCCGAGACGTCGAACGCGTCTACTCCACCGCCGACGTCGTCGCGAAGCTGCGCCGCCTCGCCGACGCGCTCGAGTCCGAGACCTCGTTCCGCATCCAGATCGCCGGGGAACGGTTCCGCGTCCCCGCCCGCGCGCAGTTCTCGATCGAGCACGAGCGCGGCGACGGCGAGGAAGAGGTCGAGTTCCAGCTGAAGTGGAAGATCGAAGAAGCCGACTCCGACGACGACTCCGAAGGCACCGTCGTCTGATCTTCCGTCCACAAAGGACTGAGGGGCGGGCTCGCGATTCCGTGGCGGGCCCGCCCTTGAAGACTTGAGTCTCCACCCACTGGAGGCTTTACCGTTCTCTTCATGACGATCAAGGTTCTCGACACCTACCCGGCGATGCGCGAGATCCTTCGCACGCCGCGGGCCGACCGCGCCGCTCTCCTCAAGACGATGGTCGAACCCGCCGCCGGGATGTACCGCTACTTTCCCGGCGAGGTGGACCTCGTAGCGATGCACGCGATGAGCTCCGGTTTCCCCCTCGACTGTGACACCGAGCGTTGCCTGGACGCCCTCGAAGCCCTGCACGAAGCCGACGCATGGAACCGGATCCAGCGGGCGCTCGACGACGCCGTCACCGTGCAGCTCTCGGCGACGCCCGGGCTCGCGGTGCCGGACATCACCGTGCTCACCGTTCTGGGTGACCCCGGCGACGCACACTTCATGGGGCCGAACCTGGGGATGTCGGCGAACGGCAGTGTGTCCGGCTACATCTACCTCACCTTCTGGCCGTATCCGGAGAACCTGGCGCGGCTGGAGGCCACGGCGGTCCACGAGCTGAACCACAATCTGCGCTACAGCCCCGGCGGGGTGATCTGGGATCCGGCGACGGTCACCGTCGGCGAGCAGATCGTGTCCGAGGGGCTGGCCGACGCGTTCGCCCGGCAGTTGTACGGCGACGAGCTCGGCCATGCCCGGATCGGCGTGCCGCATCTGCACGACGACGCCGTGTTCGCGAAGGTCGTCTCGGGGCTGGAGATCACCGGTATGCAGAACTTCATGGCCTGGGTGCACGGCGACGCGACCGCCGCCCGCTACGGCGGCACGCCCGTCGGACTGCCGACCGGTGCCGGGTACGCGGTCGGCAACCGCCTCGTCGACGCCTACCTGGCCGCGACGGGCCGCACCGCCGCGGAGGCCCTGCTGGCGGACCGCCGCGACATCATCGACACCGCGCTCAGGACTCGCGGCGCCTCGACCGGATCGTGAGTGCCACCAGCACGCCACCGAGCATCAGCAGGAAGAGGCCGGGAGCCAGCAGGCCCCGGACCTCGCTGCCGGTCGAGGCCAGCGGGCCGCTGTCGGTCGGTCCGCCGCCCGGAGTGGTCGCTCCCGGCTGCCCCGGCGTGGTGCTCGTCGTGCCCCCCGGCCCCGGTGTGGTGCTCGAGGTACTGCTGCTGGACGTGCTCGTCGGGCGCGAAGAAGTGCTCGAACTGGACGTGCTCGAAGAAGACGAGGCGCTGCTGCTGGAACTGCTGCTGGACGACGAGCTACTCGACGGCGAAGAGGACGTCGACGAAGACGAGGTGCTCGAACTGCTGCTCGACGGCGAGCTGCTGGTCGGGCTCGTGGAACTGGAGGACGAGGACGTCGAACTGCTCGGCGTCGTCGAACTGCTCGGTGTTGTGGAACTGCTCGATGTCGTCGAACTGCTCGGTGTCGTGGTCGGCGTGCTGCCGCAGTCGGGCAGGTCGCCGGTGAACGGGTAAGCGTGGAACTCCTGTCCGCCGCCACCGGTGGCTTCGGAGCTGTGCACCAGCGAGCCCGTGGTGAAGAAACGGCCGTTCATCCCGGACGCGGTGACCGTGGCGGTGCTCCCCGGCTCACCGATCAGCACACTCCCCTGGAACTGCGCGCCACCGGCGATCTTCACCTTCGTGGCGTCCGGGAAGTTCCACAGCAGGCGTTCCCGCAGCTTGTTGATCGGATCCGCGTCGCCGGGGTCACCGGTGAAGGTGTTGATCGTCCGGGCGCCGCCGACCATGTTGACCAGGATCGTCGCCCCGGCCGGGATGCCTTCGAACTCGATGCCCTGCATACCGCCGTTGGCCGCGGTCACGTCGAAGTCCACGGTGAACACCTGCAACGCGGATTTCCCGTCCCCGGTGAACAGGGTGCGGTATCCCTCGTTCTTCGCCGTGCCCGTGGCGGGCCGCGGCGTGGTGCCTTCACGCGCGTAACACTGGCTCGCCACCCGAAGATCCTCGCGCAGGCCCAGATAGGGTTTCGCCGCGTCGGCGGCCTTTGTGAGCGTCCCGTCCACCGTCCCGGTGGCTGTCCCCGCGTACCGGACGACACCGTCGTCGGCGACCAACCGTTGCTGCGGGGCGACACTCACGTTCCCGCCGGTGGTCAGGAAATCCGCGCCGTCCGGTGGCGGGACCCGCGAACCGACGCCGGCGATGCCGACGTTGTAGATCGCGGACACTCCCGCTCGTTTCGCCATGTCGAAGCCGCCAAGGACGACGACCCGTCCTTCGGCTTCCGCCGCCGCTTCGCGTACCTGGAACTCACCGCCGACGAAAACGTTGATGCCGTTGTCGCGACCGGCGTAGTCCAGGTTGTTCACCGGTGGGTATTTTCCGGGGCACGCCGGCCCGACGCACGGTCCCAGTCCGCCCGGTAAAGGGGCGGCGACCGCGCCGTCGGTGACCACGAGGGCCGCCACGCACACCGCCGCGGCGGCACCGGCAGAAATCGAGGCGAACCGCCTTGCACGCATGGGGCGATTCTTGTGCCCTCCGACCGGATGAACACAATCGGAATGCGGAAATACCCCCGACCGGGTGGGATCGGTAACCCACCCGTCCAGTGTTGTCCAGACAACGAAATTCCTGGTGGAACGCTGAATCCCTAGAGTCTGGCCGATGGACGCCGAAGTGAACCGACGCACCGGTTCGGTGGAAGTGCTCGCGGGCCTTCTCGCTCTTGTTCTACTCGTCCGCGGGCCACTCGACGACCTCCTCGGGACACCGATCGCGCGGACCTGGACCACGGTCTTCGTTTCGATCGTCCTCCAAGCCGTTCCGTTCCTCGTGTTCGGCGTCACCCTTTCCGCCGCTATCGCGGTCTTCGTCCCGCGGGAATTCTTCGCGAAAGCCCTTCCGAAACATCCGGCTCTCGCGGTTCCGGCGGCCGCGGCGACCGGAATGGTGCTGCCGGGATGCGAATGCGGTTCGGTCCCGGTCGCGGGTGCGCTGGTGCGCAAGGGGGTCACCCCGGCCGCGGCGCTGGCGTTCCTGCTCGCCGCTCCCGCCCTCAATCCCGTGGTGCTGACCGCCACGGCGATCGCGTTCCCGGATCAGCCGTCGATGGTGTTCGCCAGGGCGGTGGCGGGTCTCGCCGCCTCGGTCGTGATGGGCTGGCTGTGGCTCTGCCTCGGTCGGACGGAGTGGATCAAGCTGCCGGAACATTCCCACGGTGACACTCGCTGGCGGGCGTTCGCCGGGGCGGCGGGGCACGATCTGGTGCACGCGGGCGGCTTCCTGGTCATCGGTGCCATGGCGGCCGCGACGCTCAACGTCCTGATCCCCGGCCGCTGGCTCCAGGCCCTCGCGGACAACCCGGTGCTCGGCATCCTCGCGCTGTCCTTGCTGGCTGTCCTGTTGTCGATCTGCAGCGAGGCGGACGCCTTCGTCGCCGCCTCGCTCACCCAGTTCTCCCTCACCGCCCGCCTGGCGTTCCTGGTGGTCGGGCCGATGATCGACCTGAAGCTGTTCGCCATGCAGGCCGGCACCTTCGGCAAGCAGTTCGCCGTCCGGTTCGCGCCCGCCACGTTCGTCGTCGCGCTCGCCTGCGCGACCGTGACCGGCACGGTGCTCTGGTGAACCGCACCGCGGCGACCGTCGTGCTGCTCCTGCTGGGCGTGGCCGTGGTCAAGGTATGCCTGACCGGCCAATACCTGCTCTATGTCAAAGAGGGGCTGTGGCCGTTCCTGCTCGCGTCGGGTCTCCTGGTGCTGGCGCTGGCGGCCACGAACCGCCATCGTCACCCGAAAGTGGCTTGGCTGCTCCCGCTTCCGGTCCTCGCGTTACTGCTGGTCGTCCCGCAACCGCTCGGCAGTTACGCGGCGGGCAACGCGGGCACGGCGCTGACGCGTTCCGACGACTACCCGCCACTGCCCGACGGCGATCCGGTGAAGGTGACCGTCCTGGACTACGCCTCGCGCGCCGTCTTCGACGAAGGCCGTTCCCTCGGTTCGAAGCGGGTCGTGCTCACCGGCTTCACCGCCACCGCCCCGGACGGCGGGTCGCTCCTGGTCCGGATGATGCTGACCTGCTGCGCCGCGGACGGGCGCCCGGTCAAGGTCGTGCTGGACGGGCACGTCCCGAGCGAACCCGACACCTGGATCGAGGTCACCGGCACGTTCAGGCCGGGGTCCGTGGCGGACGCCGTCAACGGCGAACGCATCCCTTTCCTCAAGGTCGAAAGCGTCACCCCGGTGGCCGCGCCCGAACGTCCCTACGAATAGGGCCTCAGGTCCAGCTCCACCGGATCCCGTACTGGCCGGGCAGCGGGTCGAGGGTGATGAACTGGAAGGTGCCCGTCTCCCGGTCGAGGGTCGCCTCACCGCGTTCTTCCGGCGGTGAGGCGGCTTTCGCCCGGAAGAACGCGGCGCAACTCCGGGGCAGGCGGGCCGGATCGAACGCGATCCGCAACGCCAGATCCCTCGCGGGCCGGTAGATGGCGATCTGGGCGTGTTTCCCGGCCTGCCCCGGCGGGAACCGGACGCCGAATTCCACGACGGCCAATTCCCCCGCGGCCAGTGTCCGGTCCAGCACGAATTCGAAGGCGCAGGTGGACGACGGCACGTCCGCGCGAAACCGCGCCGGACGGCAGCCTTCGGTGAACAGCACCACCGGCGGCCTGGTGAGACTGGAACACCGGGTCACGAACAGGAACCGGGAAGTGCCGTCGTGATCGGCGCGGACCAGCCGCCGGACCCGTATCGACTCCTCGTGCCCATAACCGTCGACACGGAAGGACACGTATTGCGAGAGCCGGTGAGGGGTATCGAGTTCCTCGGGCGTCGCGTCCACTTTGGCCAGTGCACGCGCGACCGTCTCGGGACGGCGCCACACCAGGTCGTAGGCCACCGTGCGATGGTTCAGCCTGCCGCGCGGCCTTCGTGGACCCA contains these protein-coding regions:
- a CDS encoding helix-turn-helix transcriptional regulator, whose product is MTSTVPAEFGSALRTAIERSGLSLNEISRRLRARETPVSISALSYWQNGENRPERASSLAAVTALEAILGQQPETLTGLLGPRRPRGRLNHRTVAYDLVWRRPETVARALAKVDATPEELDTPHRLSQYVSFRVDGYGHEESIRVRRLVRADHDGTSRFLFVTRCSSLTRPPVVLFTEGCRPARFRADVPSSTCAFEFVLDRTLAAGELAVVEFGVRFPPGQAGKHAQIAIYRPARDLALRIAFDPARLPRSCAAFFRAKAASPPEERGEATLDRETGTFQFITLDPLPGQYGIRWSWT
- a CDS encoding permease, which gives rise to MDAEVNRRTGSVEVLAGLLALVLLVRGPLDDLLGTPIARTWTTVFVSIVLQAVPFLVFGVTLSAAIAVFVPREFFAKALPKHPALAVPAAAATGMVLPGCECGSVPVAGALVRKGVTPAAALAFLLAAPALNPVVLTATAIAFPDQPSMVFARAVAGLAASVVMGWLWLCLGRTEWIKLPEHSHGDTRWRAFAGAAGHDLVHAGGFLVIGAMAAATLNVLIPGRWLQALADNPVLGILALSLLAVLLSICSEADAFVAASLTQFSLTARLAFLVVGPMIDLKLFAMQAGTFGKQFAVRFAPATFVVALACATVTGTVLW
- a CDS encoding GNAT family N-acetyltransferase codes for the protein MPLLIEPVLPAGTFRAVKQPCLIVDDRLVLRPWCAEDAKSVETAFACPAIQRWHVRRVDGEDEARAWIAGWERRWTDETDASWAVVDAREDRPVGQVGLRTVSLFEASAQLSYWVLPSARGIGIATGAVAALTRWAFETAGMNRLSLLHSTANNASCRVADKAGYGLEGTLRSSMLHADGWHDVHVHARLKSDAVPA
- a CDS encoding carboxymuconolactone decarboxylase family protein, translated to MNIDIPEGKDPIGYVWGEMVPGIGVAASNYSLAVYSHTTLGLREFEAARLRTAQINGCVFCLDWRTERDGVKVEEEFADAVTEWRTTELFDERTRLAAEYAERYALDHHGLDDEFWKRMGEYYTEAEIVELSMSIGAWLAFGRLNHVLGIDTVCVLPKI
- a CDS encoding DUF2268 domain-containing protein — translated: MTIKVLDTYPAMREILRTPRADRAALLKTMVEPAAGMYRYFPGEVDLVAMHAMSSGFPLDCDTERCLDALEALHEADAWNRIQRALDDAVTVQLSATPGLAVPDITVLTVLGDPGDAHFMGPNLGMSANGSVSGYIYLTFWPYPENLARLEATAVHELNHNLRYSPGGVIWDPATVTVGEQIVSEGLADAFARQLYGDELGHARIGVPHLHDDAVFAKVVSGLEITGMQNFMAWVHGDATAARYGGTPVGLPTGAGYAVGNRLVDAYLAATGRTAAEALLADRRDIIDTALRTRGASTGS
- a CDS encoding dihydrodipicolinate reductase, with protein sequence MIPTVVWGTGNIGRASLRAVDAHPALELAGVLVHDPAKVGRDAAALAGVDGEFGVAATDDVEAVLAAGPRAVVYAASGDIRPAEALADIVRAIRAGAVVVTPALYALYDQRNAPEELREPVLAAIAEGGGSLFVSGVDPGWGNDILPLLISGLGTTVDAVRCQEIFDYSTYDQPDSVRYLVGMGQPMDYQPPMLAPSVPTMVWGGQVRLIARGLGVDLDEIRETLDRRPLEETVTTRAMGEFEAGTQGAVRFEVQGIVDGEPRIVIEHVTRIHASCAPDWPKPPSGDGAHRVIIEGRPRIEVSVEATDEGENRSAGGNATAVGRLVGAIDWLVDAKPGLYDALDVPLRPATGKLGRSAR
- a CDS encoding formylglycine-generating enzyme family protein, coding for MEMITVPAGEVTLSDRRTQRSWTVEVASFLLAPVPVTRESDERPLVEVSWPDALRFCNTLSEREGLTPAYRLDPEVSWDRSANGYRLPSEAEWEHACRAGTTGPRYGPLDEIAWYRENSAESAHDVGRKAPNAWGLHDMLGNVWEWCWDVYDAQVYGEYRVLRGGGWFDEQWSCRAGVRRRSHPTFRVDDVGFRLARTL
- a CDS encoding TIGR03943 family putative permease subunit; the encoded protein is MNRTAATVVLLLLGVAVVKVCLTGQYLLYVKEGLWPFLLASGLLVLALAATNRHRHPKVAWLLPLPVLALLLVVPQPLGSYAAGNAGTALTRSDDYPPLPDGDPVKVTVLDYASRAVFDEGRSLGSKRVVLTGFTATAPDGGSLLVRMMLTCCAADGRPVKVVLDGHVPSEPDTWIEVTGTFRPGSVADAVNGERIPFLKVESVTPVAAPERPYE
- a CDS encoding Cmx/CmrA family chloramphenicol efflux MFS transporter; protein product: MPLFVYVLGLAVFAQGTSEFMASGLVPGIADDLSVPVGAAAALTSAYAVGMIVGAPAMAVLSARWPRRRALAGFLAAFVLLHVIGAVTTSFPVLFGTRIAAAVVNAGFLAVAMPVAVALAPPGKQARATAVLLAGITLSCVAGVPAGAVLGDIAGWRSAFWAVAALCLPALVLVFRSAPADAAGRPEVSIRQEARELKAPPVRQAMILAALVNGATFASFAFLAVIATDVARLPAGAVSGLLAAFGVGAFLGVTVAGRKGDGELRRGLILALCALPVGWAVLALTGAQPVALFVVTTVQGGLSFGCGSALVARVMHVASGAPTLGGSFATVALNVGAFLGPVLAGLVTEATDDYRHALWISAAIAVVALTRVPRRS
- a CDS encoding GMC oxidoreductase; the encoded protein is MGAAALGGTASARSSIADAARIPALVIGSGYGGCVAALRLAEAGVDVHLVELGKAWDTPGTDGKIFANTTKPDYRSFWLRTRTKQPLSNFLGFPIDKDVPRHTGILDAEEFSGITVYQGRGVGGGSLVNGGMAVTPKRENFGSVLPTVNADEMYGVYYPRANAGLGVATIDQNWFETAECYQYARVGRKHAQRSGFPFLFVPDVYDWDYMKKEQAGTAPRSALAGEILYGNNAGKKSLQQTYLPRIKATGRVTISSLHRVTSVAPASGGGYTVVMEQLDTAGTVTATKSVTADKVFFAAGSVGTSKLLVKLKATGALPNLSNEVGKGWGDNGNVMCGRANHMWDATGALQSSIPTAGIDNWAAGGAFAEVAPLPTGIETYASFYLSITKNPKRAAFSWNASTNKVDLDWQTAWKQPSIDMAKTIFDKINSKEGTIYRTDLFGVYKIWGDHLTYHPLGGAVLGKATDNYGRLQGYPGLYVIDGALIPGNTSVNPFVTITALAERNIEKIVATDL
- a CDS encoding amphi-Trp domain-containing protein, translating into MTGTAPRDVERVYSTADVVAKLRRLADALESETSFRIQIAGERFRVPARAQFSIEHERGDGEEEVEFQLKWKIEEADSDDDSEGTVV
- a CDS encoding choice-of-anchor A family protein; its protein translation is MRARRFASISAGAAAAVCVAALVVTDGAVAAPLPGGLGPCVGPACPGKYPPVNNLDYAGRDNGINVFVGGEFQVREAAAEAEGRVVVLGGFDMAKRAGVSAIYNVGIAGVGSRVPPPDGADFLTTGGNVSVAPQQRLVADDGVVRYAGTATGTVDGTLTKAADAAKPYLGLREDLRVASQCYAREGTTPRPATGTAKNEGYRTLFTGDGKSALQVFTVDFDVTAANGGMQGIEFEGIPAGATILVNMVGGARTINTFTGDPGDADPINKLRERLLWNFPDATKVKIAGGAQFQGSVLIGEPGSTATVTASGMNGRFFTTGSLVHSSEATGGGGQEFHAYPFTGDLPDCGSTPTTTPSSSTTSSSSTTPSSSTTPSSSTSSSSSSTSPTSSSPSSSSSSTSSSSTSSSPSSSSSSSSSSSSSASSSSSTSSSSTSSRPTSTSSSSTSSTTPGPGGTTSTTPGQPGATTPGGGPTDSGPLASTGSEVRGLLAPGLFLLMLGGVLVALTIRSRRRES